The following proteins are co-located in the Polystyrenella longa genome:
- a CDS encoding two-component system sensor histidine kinase NtrB has product MKNNKLNLPWHLSMDYNEKSPFDFPMPSSVFSLSPLYMSTTTAALQKILKTPSRLIALVLVVVFLAEAFIMLALPVLLPENLSSQTYALVDAISLTVLSAPALWLIIIGPLRQIAIDEQARTETVVNFAGDGIITIDSQGVILSINRAGRQLFQFQPHQLIGHSVTELLPAFVFQPTSANETRQLEGVRCDQTRFPIALSLAEIPPDHQPNFVAIVRDLTEAQRLEKERTNAAREREAMRSQQMKTLAEIATGVAHEIRNPLTSIKMLIQADRQRLEKQGMPSEDLELVEHEIRRMERSVSSLLEYARPSRPERKTIFLQDVLDRTRALVEGRARSERIQLQLVMSEIPVYVVADPEQIQQLLLNLILNAFDAMPDGGPLRIELSQDETDAIVKVIDEGTGIAPDILDRLFTPFVTNKKSGIGLGLGISRRIAEDHSGTLTGYNIENGACFELHLPLIVV; this is encoded by the coding sequence ATGAAAAACAACAAACTGAATCTCCCCTGGCACCTGTCGATGGATTACAATGAGAAGTCGCCCTTCGATTTTCCGATGCCGTCCTCCGTTTTTTCCTTAAGCCCTCTCTATATGTCCACCACGACCGCTGCATTGCAGAAGATCCTTAAAACGCCGTCCCGTTTGATTGCGTTGGTTCTGGTCGTCGTATTCCTGGCGGAGGCTTTTATCATGCTCGCCCTGCCTGTACTGCTTCCGGAGAACCTCTCTTCTCAGACTTACGCTCTTGTAGACGCTATTTCACTGACAGTGTTATCTGCCCCCGCTCTATGGCTGATTATTATTGGCCCTTTGAGGCAGATTGCGATTGACGAACAGGCTCGTACAGAGACGGTAGTCAATTTTGCGGGCGATGGGATTATTACGATTGATTCTCAGGGGGTAATCCTGTCGATCAACAGAGCCGGACGGCAGCTGTTTCAATTCCAGCCTCATCAGCTTATCGGGCATTCGGTTACCGAATTGTTACCTGCCTTTGTCTTTCAGCCAACCTCTGCGAATGAAACTCGGCAACTGGAGGGCGTTCGGTGCGATCAGACACGGTTCCCCATCGCGCTCTCATTGGCGGAGATCCCTCCCGATCATCAGCCGAACTTCGTTGCTATTGTTCGTGATCTTACTGAAGCACAGCGGCTTGAAAAAGAACGGACCAATGCCGCGCGAGAACGTGAGGCGATGCGTTCTCAACAGATGAAGACACTGGCTGAGATCGCTACCGGGGTCGCACATGAGATACGCAATCCTCTGACTTCTATTAAAATGCTGATTCAAGCAGATCGTCAGCGACTTGAAAAACAAGGAATGCCATCTGAAGATCTGGAGCTTGTCGAACATGAAATTCGTCGTATGGAACGATCTGTCAGTAGTCTGCTCGAATATGCACGGCCCTCTCGGCCCGAACGAAAAACGATCTTCCTTCAGGACGTTCTGGATCGAACACGGGCTCTTGTAGAAGGTCGCGCGCGATCTGAACGAATCCAACTTCAGTTGGTTATGAGTGAAATTCCGGTGTACGTTGTTGCTGATCCGGAACAGATTCAACAGCTTCTATTGAATCTGATTCTAAATGCGTTTGATGCGATGCCCGATGGAGGTCCACTGAGGATTGAATTAAGCCAGGACGAGACCGATGCTATCGTTAAAGTAATAGACGAAGGGACAGGCATTGCCCCCGATATTCTTGACCGACTATTTACACCTTTCGTCACAAATAAGAAGTCAGGGATTGGGCTTGGGCTAGGGATCAGTCGGCGGATTGCGGAAGATCACAGTGGGACGTTGACAGGATACAATATCGAGAATGGTGCTTGTTTCGAATTACACCTTCCGCTGATAGTCGTTTAG
- a CDS encoding sigma-54-dependent transcriptional regulator, giving the protein MPKLLVIDDEPSILHAFKRAFDDPDIELLTAETAAEGEAMVAVEHPDVVVLDLRLPDKSGLECFNQIREIDPRTPVIFITGHGTVETAIEATKLGAYDYLFKPLELDQLKALIDKAFHLSHMIKVQPVVPGNDSEAGTRESIVGRCDAMKEVYKAIGQVAVQDLSVLLLGESGTGKEVIAQAIYHHSNRVNKSFHTINCAAIPESLLESEMFGHEKGSFTSADRRRIGKFEQADGGTLFLDEVGDMSPMTQAKLLRVLQDGTFERVGGSGIIKADVRVIAATNHDLQHLVAEVKFRKDLFYRLSVVTIHLPPLREREGDLRLLAEHFLHYYGPDFGRKITQISQESLKLLQDYSWPGNVRELESVIKQSLLKARGTVLLPEFLPPLTEGGQQAQNSSMESDLDTFIEQRLELGSTELYSETIACAERHLLQRVLKQTKGNQVQASAILGISRVTLRNRIRSLDIKIDKFT; this is encoded by the coding sequence ATGCCCAAGTTACTAGTGATTGATGATGAACCATCCATCCTACATGCGTTTAAACGTGCTTTCGATGATCCGGACATTGAACTACTGACGGCAGAAACCGCGGCTGAAGGTGAAGCAATGGTTGCCGTAGAACACCCGGACGTGGTCGTCCTCGATTTGAGATTACCCGATAAGTCTGGCCTGGAATGCTTTAACCAGATACGCGAAATCGATCCGCGAACCCCTGTCATTTTCATTACTGGCCACGGGACTGTCGAGACGGCAATCGAAGCTACCAAACTTGGTGCATACGATTATCTGTTCAAACCACTGGAACTCGATCAGTTGAAGGCATTGATCGATAAAGCATTCCACTTGAGTCACATGATTAAAGTGCAGCCAGTCGTTCCCGGAAATGACTCAGAGGCAGGGACACGTGAATCGATAGTCGGTCGCTGTGACGCGATGAAAGAAGTTTACAAGGCAATTGGCCAAGTAGCCGTACAAGACCTGAGCGTGTTATTACTGGGTGAAAGCGGGACTGGAAAAGAAGTTATCGCACAAGCTATCTATCACCATAGCAACAGGGTTAACAAGTCGTTTCATACGATTAACTGCGCCGCTATACCAGAGTCTCTTCTGGAAAGTGAAATGTTCGGGCATGAGAAGGGCTCTTTTACCAGTGCTGATCGGCGTCGCATAGGTAAGTTTGAGCAGGCTGACGGTGGGACACTGTTTCTCGATGAAGTCGGAGACATGTCTCCCATGACTCAAGCGAAGCTCTTGCGAGTATTGCAGGATGGCACATTTGAACGAGTCGGCGGGTCCGGAATCATCAAAGCCGATGTTCGTGTTATTGCCGCCACCAATCACGATCTGCAGCACCTTGTCGCGGAGGTGAAATTTCGCAAAGATCTGTTTTACCGGTTGAGTGTCGTCACAATTCATCTTCCCCCGTTAAGAGAGCGGGAAGGTGATTTGCGATTGCTGGCCGAACATTTTCTGCATTATTACGGCCCGGATTTTGGACGGAAGATCACACAGATTTCACAGGAATCGCTTAAACTCCTGCAGGATTATTCCTGGCCAGGAAATGTTCGAGAACTGGAAAGTGTGATCAAACAGTCGCTCTTAAAGGCCCGAGGTACTGTGCTTTTGCCAGAGTTCCTTCCTCCCCTGACAGAAGGTGGTCAGCAGGCTCAGAATTCCTCTATGGAAAGTGACTTGGACACCTTCATCGAGCAGCGTCTTGAATTGGGTTCCACTGAACTCTACTCCGAAACGATCGCCTGTGCGGAACGTCATCTGCTGCAACGGGTGCTCAAGCAGACAAAAGGGAACCAAGTCCAAGCCAGTGCTATCCTAGGTATCTCTAGAGTAACCTTGCGTAATCGCATTCGCTCTCTTGATATTAAAATCGACAAGTTCACATAG
- a CDS encoding bacterioferritin, protein MNTKRSIENLQNALRMELTATHQYQLHAGVLDDWGLSLLASQMREEMTEELGHSQEYLTRLLFLKGSPQMTMAKTPVLASSLQDMFKSDLEDEKEAIEFYTIASMQASEDGDIGTRTLFERITLDEEQHMSWLELQLDLLERMGEPAYISKHMPSPGLDSSQA, encoded by the coding sequence ATGAATACAAAACGTTCGATTGAAAACCTGCAAAATGCTCTCCGCATGGAACTGACCGCAACGCACCAGTATCAACTGCATGCAGGAGTTCTCGATGACTGGGGCTTGAGTTTACTCGCTTCCCAAATGCGGGAAGAAATGACAGAAGAGTTGGGGCACTCGCAAGAATACTTAACACGCTTGCTCTTCCTGAAAGGATCGCCTCAAATGACGATGGCGAAAACGCCTGTTCTTGCTTCGTCACTGCAAGACATGTTCAAGTCAGACCTTGAGGACGAAAAAGAAGCGATAGAGTTTTACACCATTGCATCCATGCAGGCATCGGAAGATGGTGACATAGGAACCCGGACACTCTTCGAGCGAATTACATTAGATGAAGAGCAGCACATGAGTTGGCTGGAACTGCAACTCGATTTGCTCGAACGCATGGGCGAGCCAGCATATATTTCAAAGCACATGCCGTCACCGGGACTGGATTCCTCGCAAGCATGA
- a CDS encoding DsrE family protein, producing the protein MTSRTNFVTSLTLVLAAIFFVGIVHAQPGPRNGRGAGGGSGGERGQDERHTEDHKVFQFLLTNHQKIKRDVKVLPNGVETLTESDDPVIAAKIKEHVKWMQYRVEETKPIRRRDPLFAELFRHTDKIKMLRVETNKGVRITETSEDAYVVKLIQAHAQTVSSFVENGFEEARKNHPVPLGKASDVLNDSEPVIANYGKVVKLPDALHQPRDGGKIVVDVTKGGKPDELNPAIEKVARFVNIYRGAGKSPAKVEIAIVLHGDATLSVLNTDAYAKRFETKDNPNLDCLNELHKADVKIFVCGQSLIGKGATREEVVSYSNVAVSALTSLVNLQEDGFTYIPLAK; encoded by the coding sequence ATGACTAGTCGCACTAACTTTGTAACTTCCTTAACTCTGGTACTGGCGGCAATCTTCTTTGTGGGGATCGTCCATGCTCAACCTGGACCTCGCAATGGCCGAGGTGCAGGAGGCGGTTCCGGTGGTGAACGAGGACAAGACGAGAGACACACCGAGGACCACAAGGTTTTTCAGTTCCTGTTGACTAATCACCAGAAGATCAAACGTGATGTGAAAGTGCTCCCAAATGGAGTCGAGACACTCACGGAATCGGATGATCCTGTTATTGCGGCAAAAATCAAAGAGCATGTGAAATGGATGCAATATCGAGTGGAAGAGACCAAGCCGATTAGAAGACGTGACCCGTTATTTGCGGAATTGTTCCGCCATACTGACAAAATCAAGATGCTGCGAGTCGAAACGAATAAAGGTGTGCGAATCACAGAAACTTCTGAGGATGCGTACGTAGTGAAATTGATTCAAGCTCATGCACAGACCGTTTCCAGCTTCGTCGAAAATGGATTCGAAGAAGCCAGGAAGAATCACCCAGTTCCTTTGGGAAAGGCCAGCGACGTCCTAAACGATTCAGAACCAGTGATCGCCAATTACGGTAAAGTCGTCAAGCTGCCAGACGCTTTGCATCAACCACGTGATGGTGGCAAGATTGTGGTGGACGTTACGAAAGGTGGAAAACCGGATGAACTGAATCCGGCGATTGAGAAAGTCGCTCGTTTCGTCAACATTTACCGAGGCGCCGGAAAGAGTCCAGCGAAGGTGGAGATTGCTATTGTATTACACGGTGACGCTACATTGTCCGTCTTGAATACGGACGCCTACGCGAAGCGTTTCGAGACTAAAGATAATCCGAACCTGGATTGCTTGAATGAACTTCACAAAGCTGACGTCAAGATCTTCGTGTGTGGTCAATCGCTCATCGGAAAAGGTGCGACTCGCGAAGAAGTCGTTTCGTATTCGAACGTAGCGGTATCGGCTTTGACGTCTCTTGTAAACTTGCAGGAAGATGGCTTTACCTATATACCACTCGCCAAGTGA